One Brassica oleracea var. oleracea cultivar TO1000 chromosome C7, BOL, whole genome shotgun sequence genomic window carries:
- the LOC106305105 gene encoding protein BREAKING OF ASYMMETRY IN THE STOMATAL LINEAGE, whose product MASQWTIQKLVTWRVKDWATCFLASKIPIDIDEDGVNNTGNTMNNNNVMFKRTKRKMKSKKKRSESKLSLSPPGTRHHNLRSSSVSPTSESQNRRLSWQQQAPASDEPGFIVFCFDRDDGGFDVVKEGKEERKEVELSSEKSPRTVNRKLIYGDQGEVKTEKVNSPEIKEKEQDQEAKTICQEIKDVSCDVHDQKNEEEEVDASDKSSGSSHSDERRGSFAFPVLGVEWMGSPVQMPKTDDLSPKKQKPIALGFQCCRF is encoded by the exons ATGGCTTCGCAATGGACAATACAAAAACTTGTCACTTGGAGAGTCAAAGATTGGGCTACCTGTTTCTTGGCTTCCAAGATTCCTATAG ACATAGATGAAGATGGAGTCAATAATACCGGAAACACAATGAACAACAACAATGTAATGTTCAAGAGAACAAAGAGGAAGATGAAGAGTAAAAAGAAGAGATCAGAGAGTAAACTCAGTCTAAGCCCACCAGGGACACGTCATCATAATCTAAGAAGCAGCAGCGTTTCTCCTACGTCGGAGTCTCAGAACCGGAGGTTGAGTTGGCAGCAGCAGGCACCGGCCTCAGACGAACCTGGCTTCATTGTCTTCTGCTTCGACCGTGATGACGGTGGGTTTGACGTTGTCAAAGAGGGGAAAGAAGAGAGGAAGGAGGTGGAATTGTCCTCGGAAAAGTCACCAAGGACAGTGAATCGTAAG CTTATATATGGAGACCAAGGGGAAGTAAAAACAGAGAAGGTTAACTCGCCGGAGATTAAAGAGAAAGAACAAGATCAGGAAGCTAAGACTATTTGCCAAGAAATTAAAGATGTTTCATGTGATGTTCATGATCAG AAGAATGAGGAAGAAGAAGTTGATGCCTCTGATAAATCCAGCGGGTCTAGTCACTCAGACGAAAGAAGGGGATCGTTTGCATTTCCCGT ACTGGGAGTTGAGTGGATGGGGAGCCCTGTCCAGATGCCTAAAACAGATGACTTGTCTCCGAAGAAACAAAAGCCAATTGCTTTAGGGTTTCAGTGTTGTAGATTCTAA